A part of Amycolatopsis lurida genomic DNA contains:
- the cobN gene encoding cobaltochelatase subunit CobN — translation MILLLSTSDTDLLSARSSEAEYRLANPARLDLAELPALLDGAPIVVVRILGSERSWQEGLDTVRASGAHVVVLGGEQTPDAQLMKLSTVPAGTAAEAHAYLAQGGPENLTQLHRFLSDTLLLTGDGFEPPAVQPLWGVLEREPKTTEGPVIAILYYRAHHLSGNTEFVHALSDAVEAAGGRALPIHCASLRTREPEMMAELAKADALLVTVLAAGGTRPSEVGAGGDDEAWDVAEMAALDIPILQALCLTSDRETWSANDDGLSPLDAGNQMAVPEFDGRLITVPFSFKEIDDDGLPKYVPDAERASRVAKIALAHARLRHTPPPERRIALMLSAYPTKHSRVGNAVGLDTPASAIELLRRMRDQGYDLGEDPFPGVEPTGTDQPDGDALIHALIAAGGQDPEWLTEEQLSGNPIRVPADKYRAWFAELPAELREGMEEHWGPAPGELYVDNGDIVLASLQSGNVILMIQPPRGFGENPVAIYHNPDLPPSHHYLAAYRWLEEEFGAHAVVHLGKHGSLEWLPGKTAGLSDSCAPDAVLGNLPLIYPFLINDPGEGAQAKRRAHATIVDHLIPPMARAESYGDMARLEQLLDEHANIAAMDPAKLPAVRAQIWTLIQAAKLDHDLGVEERPHDAEFDDFLLHIDGWLCEVKDAQIRDGLHILGAAPEGEARINLVLAMLRAQQMWGGKQGAVPGLRSALGLKENSDAPLSEVDAIEQTARSLVEAMEARDWSPAAVAEVVADVPEHQEVARVLTFAATEIVPRLAGTGAEIDAVLHALDGGYIPAGPSGSPLRGLINVLPTGRNFYTVDPKAIPSRLAWETGQALADSLLRRYKEDTGDWPRSVGLSVWGTSAMRTSGDDAAEVLALLGVQPIWDEASRRVTGIEAIPLAELGRPRIDVTVRISGFFRDAFPHVITLLDDAVRLVANLDEPDEQNFVRAHTSADLASHGDERRATTRIFGSKPGAYGAGLLPLMDSGNWRDDKDLAEVYAVWGGFAYGRDLDGRPAREDMENSYKRIVVAAKNTDTREHDIADSDDYFQYHGGMIATVRALTGTAPASYVGDSTTPDAVRTRTLGEETARVFRARVVNPRWLAAMRKHGYKGAFELAATVDYLFGFDATAGVVGDWMYEKLSESYVLDEVNQEFLRQANPWALRGIIERLNEAADRGLWAEPDADLLAQLREVYLSLEGDLES, via the coding sequence GTGATCCTGCTTCTGTCCACTTCGGACACCGACCTGCTCAGCGCCCGTTCCAGCGAGGCCGAATACCGGCTGGCGAACCCCGCCCGGCTCGATCTGGCCGAGCTGCCCGCCCTGCTCGACGGCGCCCCGATCGTCGTCGTCCGGATCCTCGGTTCCGAACGCAGCTGGCAGGAGGGACTCGACACGGTCCGCGCCAGCGGCGCCCACGTGGTCGTCCTCGGTGGCGAGCAGACGCCCGACGCGCAGCTCATGAAGCTGTCCACGGTCCCGGCGGGCACGGCGGCGGAGGCGCACGCGTACCTCGCGCAGGGCGGGCCGGAGAACCTCACCCAGCTGCATCGCTTCCTGAGCGACACGCTCCTTCTGACGGGTGACGGCTTCGAGCCGCCCGCGGTGCAGCCGCTCTGGGGTGTCCTCGAACGCGAGCCCAAGACCACCGAGGGTCCGGTCATCGCGATCCTCTACTACCGGGCACACCATCTCTCCGGCAACACCGAGTTCGTCCACGCCCTTTCCGACGCCGTCGAGGCCGCCGGGGGTCGCGCGCTTCCGATCCACTGCGCGTCCCTGCGCACCCGCGAGCCCGAGATGATGGCCGAGCTGGCCAAGGCCGACGCGCTCCTGGTCACCGTGCTGGCCGCCGGCGGCACCCGGCCGTCCGAGGTCGGCGCGGGTGGCGACGACGAGGCGTGGGACGTCGCCGAGATGGCCGCGCTCGACATCCCGATCCTCCAGGCCCTGTGCCTGACCAGCGATCGCGAGACCTGGTCGGCCAACGACGACGGCCTCTCGCCGCTCGACGCCGGCAACCAGATGGCCGTCCCCGAGTTCGACGGCCGGCTCATCACCGTCCCGTTCTCGTTCAAGGAGATCGACGACGACGGCCTGCCCAAGTACGTGCCGGATGCCGAGCGCGCGTCCCGGGTCGCGAAGATCGCGCTGGCCCACGCCCGGTTGCGCCACACTCCCCCGCCGGAACGCCGTATCGCGCTGATGCTATCCGCGTACCCGACCAAGCACTCCCGCGTCGGCAACGCCGTCGGTCTCGACACGCCCGCGTCCGCGATCGAACTGCTGCGCCGCATGCGCGATCAGGGTTACGACCTCGGCGAAGACCCGTTCCCCGGCGTCGAGCCCACCGGCACCGACCAGCCGGACGGCGACGCGCTGATCCACGCGCTCATCGCCGCGGGCGGCCAGGATCCGGAGTGGCTCACCGAGGAACAGCTGTCCGGCAACCCGATCCGCGTCCCGGCCGACAAGTACCGCGCGTGGTTCGCCGAACTGCCCGCGGAGCTGCGCGAGGGCATGGAGGAGCACTGGGGCCCCGCGCCCGGCGAGCTCTACGTCGACAACGGGGACATCGTCCTGGCGTCCCTGCAGTCCGGCAACGTCATCCTGATGATCCAGCCGCCGCGCGGCTTCGGCGAGAACCCGGTGGCGATCTACCACAACCCGGATCTCCCGCCGAGCCACCACTACCTGGCCGCGTACCGCTGGCTGGAGGAGGAGTTCGGCGCGCACGCCGTCGTCCACCTCGGCAAACACGGCTCGCTGGAATGGCTTCCCGGCAAGACCGCCGGTCTCTCCGACTCCTGCGCGCCGGACGCCGTCCTGGGCAACCTGCCGCTGATCTACCCGTTCCTGATCAACGACCCGGGTGAGGGCGCGCAGGCGAAACGGCGTGCGCACGCCACGATCGTCGACCACCTGATCCCGCCGATGGCCCGCGCCGAGAGCTACGGCGACATGGCCCGCCTGGAGCAGCTGCTCGACGAGCACGCCAACATCGCCGCGATGGACCCGGCCAAACTGCCCGCCGTCCGCGCGCAGATCTGGACGCTGATCCAGGCGGCGAAACTGGACCACGACCTCGGTGTCGAGGAGCGTCCGCACGACGCGGAGTTCGACGACTTCCTGCTGCACATCGACGGCTGGCTGTGCGAGGTCAAGGACGCGCAGATCCGCGACGGCCTGCACATCCTCGGCGCCGCGCCGGAAGGCGAGGCGCGGATCAACCTCGTGCTCGCGATGCTGCGGGCGCAGCAGATGTGGGGCGGCAAGCAGGGCGCGGTGCCCGGTCTGCGTTCCGCCTTGGGGCTCAAGGAGAACAGCGACGCTCCACTGTCCGAAGTGGACGCGATCGAGCAGACCGCCCGATCGCTCGTCGAGGCGATGGAGGCCAGGGACTGGTCTCCCGCGGCGGTCGCCGAGGTCGTCGCCGACGTGCCGGAGCACCAGGAGGTCGCCCGCGTGCTGACCTTCGCCGCCACCGAGATCGTGCCGCGGCTGGCGGGCACCGGCGCCGAGATCGACGCCGTGCTCCACGCGCTCGACGGCGGCTACATCCCGGCCGGGCCCAGCGGTTCTCCCCTGCGCGGCCTGATCAACGTGCTGCCGACCGGCCGCAACTTCTACACCGTGGACCCGAAGGCCATCCCGAGCCGTCTCGCCTGGGAGACCGGGCAGGCGCTCGCCGACTCGCTTCTCCGCCGCTACAAAGAGGACACGGGCGACTGGCCGCGTTCGGTCGGCCTCTCGGTATGGGGCACGTCGGCCATGCGCACCTCGGGCGACGACGCGGCGGAAGTCCTTGCCCTGCTGGGTGTCCAGCCGATCTGGGACGAGGCTTCGCGACGGGTCACCGGCATCGAGGCGATCCCGCTCGCCGAACTCGGCCGCCCGCGGATCGACGTCACCGTGCGGATCAGCGGATTCTTCCGCGACGCCTTCCCGCATGTGATCACCCTCCTGGACGACGCCGTCCGCCTGGTGGCGAACCTCGACGAGCCCGACGAGCAGAACTTCGTCCGCGCGCACACCAGCGCGGATCTGGCCTCGCACGGGGACGAACGCCGTGCCACGACGAGGATCTTCGGCTCCAAGCCCGGCGCGTACGGCGCGGGCCTGCTGCCGCTGATGGATTCCGGGAACTGGCGCGACGACAAGGATCTCGCCGAGGTCTACGCGGTCTGGGGCGGCTTCGCCTACGGCCGCGACCTCGACGGCAGGCCCGCGCGCGAGGACATGGAGAACTCGTACAAGCGGATCGTGGTGGCGGCCAAGAACACCGACACCCGCGAACACGACATCGCCGACTCCGACGACTATTTCCAGTACCACGGCGGGATGATCGCGACGGTCCGCGCGCTGACCGGGACCGCTCCCGCGTCCTACGTCGGCGACAGCACCACCCCGGACGCCGTCCGCACGCGCACCCTCGGCGAGGAGACCGCCCGCGTCTTCCGCGCCCGCGTGGTCAATCCACGCTGGCTGGCGGCGATGCGCAAGCACGGTTACAAGGGAGCTTTCGAGCTCGCGGCGACCGTCGACTACCTCTTCGGTTTCGACGCCACCGCCGGGGTGGTCGGCGACTGGATGTACGAGAAGCTCAGCGAGTCCTACGTGCTCGACGAGGTCAACCAGGAGTTCCTGCGCCAGGCCAACCCGTGGGCGTTGCGCGGCATCATCGAGCGGCTGAACGAAGCGGCCGATCGGGGGCTCTGGGCGGAGCCGGACGCCGATCTTTTGGCTCAGCTGCGCGAAGTCTACCTCTCGTTGGAAGGCGACCTCGAATCCTGA
- a CDS encoding dihydrofolate reductase family protein: MIERPHVLLSAAVSLDGYLDDASDTRLVLSNEEDWARVDGLRAASDAILVGANTVRADDPRLLVRSPELVAERVAACRPEQPVKVTLTRSGSLDPTAQFFTVGDAEKLVYAPPGVVTGVKATVVELVDLRAMLADLHTRGVRRLMVEGGGAIHTQFLTEGLVDELHLAIAPFFVGDPRAPRFTGPGAFPRGLTLTGTTRLGDIAVLEYHATPEPSEVDILRLREAIALAENCPPRTFRVGAVITAADGEVISTGYSGDGDPANHAEEAALAKLEPRDPRLAAATMYTSLEPCSSRTSHPRSCTQLILDAGIPRVVFAWREPSVFVDCVGAETLEAAGRRVIEVPALAADVRRANTHIPGVHL; the protein is encoded by the coding sequence GTGATCGAACGCCCTCATGTCCTGCTTTCCGCCGCGGTCTCGCTCGACGGCTACCTCGACGACGCGAGCGACACCCGGCTGGTGCTGTCCAACGAGGAGGACTGGGCCAGGGTGGACGGTCTGCGTGCGGCGTCGGACGCGATCCTCGTCGGCGCGAACACGGTTCGCGCCGACGACCCGCGGCTGCTGGTCCGCTCGCCGGAACTGGTCGCGGAACGGGTCGCGGCCTGCCGTCCGGAACAGCCGGTCAAGGTCACCCTCACGCGGAGCGGGTCACTCGATCCGACGGCGCAGTTCTTCACCGTCGGTGACGCCGAGAAGCTGGTCTACGCGCCGCCCGGCGTCGTCACCGGGGTGAAGGCGACCGTCGTCGAGCTGGTCGATCTGCGCGCGATGCTGGCCGACCTCCACACGCGGGGCGTCCGGCGGCTGATGGTGGAAGGCGGCGGCGCGATCCACACCCAGTTCCTCACCGAAGGCCTGGTCGACGAACTGCACCTGGCGATCGCGCCGTTCTTCGTCGGCGACCCACGAGCGCCCCGGTTCACCGGGCCCGGCGCGTTCCCGCGTGGGTTGACGCTGACCGGCACGACGAGGCTGGGTGACATCGCCGTACTGGAGTACCACGCGACCCCGGAACCGTCCGAAGTGGACATTCTGCGCCTGCGCGAGGCCATCGCACTGGCCGAGAACTGCCCGCCACGTACCTTCCGCGTCGGCGCCGTCATCACCGCCGCCGACGGCGAAGTCATTTCCACCGGCTACTCGGGCGACGGCGATCCCGCCAACCATGCCGAGGAAGCCGCGCTCGCCAAGCTCGAACCCCGGGATCCGAGGCTGGCGGCGGCGACGATGTACACGTCGCTGGAGCCGTGCAGCTCGCGGACGTCACATCCGCGAAGCTGCACCCAGCTCATCCTCGACGCCGGCATCCCGCGCGTCGTTTTCGCCTGGCGCGAGCCGTCGGTGTTCGTCGACTGCGTCGGCGCCGAAACGCTGGAGGCGGCCGGACGCCGGGTGATCGAGGTACCCGCCCTCGCCGCCGACGTCCGCCGCGCGAACACCCATATCCCGGGCGTTCACCTTTGA